One region of Zingiber officinale cultivar Zhangliang chromosome 7B, Zo_v1.1, whole genome shotgun sequence genomic DNA includes:
- the LOC122006087 gene encoding casein kinase 1-like protein HD16 isoform X1 — translation MMPELRSGVRRGRAQAKPVIQAEKPKTRRRRTARNQQPVGENPPPPRRPAERAEEVGLEEGRGEVGGLAGEENEEGVGERKMNDHDSGAKSADKIAGGEDEGNAAPLPEKVQVSNSPLYKVERKLGKGGFGQVYVGRRISPANTNDRTTGSNAVEIALKFEHRTSKGCNYGPPYEWQVYNTLGGIHGVPKVHYKGRQGDYYVMIMDMLGPSLWDVWNNNSHTMSVEMVACIAIEAISILEKMHSKGYVHGDVKPENFLLGPPGTSEEKKLFLVDLGLATKWKDSSTNSHVEYDQRPDVFRGTVRYASAHAHLGRTASRRDDLESLAYTLVFLLRGRLPWQGYQGENKGFLVCKKKMATSPESLCCFFPQPFKQFVEYVVNLKFDEEPNYAKCISLFDGIVGPNPDIRPINTDGAQKLIYQVGQKRGRLMMEEEVDEQPKKKIRMGLPANQWISVYNARRPMKQRYHYNVADMRLAQHIEKGNEDGLFISCVASSNNLWALIMDAGTGFTAQVYELSTNFLHKEWIMEQWEKNYYISALAGTNNGSSLVVMSKGTLYAQQSYKVSESFPFKWIHKKWREGFYVTAMATAGNRWAVVMSRNAGFSDQVIELDFLYPSEGIHRRWDSGYRITAAAATGDQAALVLSIPRRKLPDETQETLRTSAFPSQHVKEKWAKNLYIASICFGRTVS, via the exons ATGATGCCGGAGCTGCGTAGCGGAGTGCGCAGGGGCCGGGCGCAGGCGAAACCAGTGATTCAGGCTGAGAAGCCGAAGACAAGGCGGAGGCGGACGGCGAGGAATCAGCAGCCAGTGGGCGAGAATCCGCCGCCGCCGAGGAGGCCTGCTGAGCGTGCGGAGGAGGTCGGTTTAGAGGAAGGTCGCGGTGAGGTTGGTGGATTGGCCGGGGAGGAGAACGAGGAAGGGGTCGGGGAGAGGAAGATGAATGATCACGATAGTGGGGCAAAGAGTGCGGATAAAATCGCTGGCGGGGAGGACGAGGGGAACGCTGCGCCTCTCCCAGAAAAG GTACAAGTCAGCAATTCACCACTGTACAAAGTTGAAAGGAAACTAGGAAAAGGTGGATTTGGACAAGTTTATGTTGGGCGTCGAATTTCGCCTGCCAACACCAATGATAGGACCACTGGTTCTAATGCTGTAGAG ATAGCACTAAAGTTTGAGCACAGGACCAGCAAAGGTTGTAATTATGGTCCACCTTATGAATGGCAAGTGTACAA CACTCTTGGTGGTATTCATGGGGTACCAAAAGTCCATTACAAGGGTCGGCAAGGGGATTATTATGTCATG ATTATGGATATGCTGGGACCAAGCCTGTGGGATGTATGGAATAACAACTCACACAC AATGTCTGTGGAAATGGTCGCATGTATTGCAATCGAAGCAATCTCCATATTGGAGAAGATGCATTCAAAAGG TTATGTGCATGGGGATGTGAAGCCTGAAAATTTTTTACTCGGACCTCCTGGGACTTCTGAAGAAAAGAAATTGTTTCTTGTTGATCTTGGCTTAG CCACTAAATGGAAGGATAGTTCAACAAATTCACATGTTGAATATGATCAACGGCCAGATGTTTTCAG GGGGACTGTGCGCTATGCTAGTGCTCATGCTCACCTTGGGAGGACAGCAAGCAGAAGAGATGATTTAGAATCCCTTGCTTATACACTTGTCTTTCTTCTCCGTGGTCGTCTACCTTGGCAAGGCTATCAG GGTGAAAATAAAGGTTTCCTCGTCTGCAAAAAGAAGATGGCTACATCTCCAGAGTCTCTTTGTTGCTTTTTCCCACAACCTTTCAAGCAGTTCGTTGAGTATGTGGTTAACTTGAAGTTTGATGAAGAACCTAACTATGCAAAGTGCATCTCTCTTTTTGATGGCATAGTAGGTCCTAATCCAGATATTAGGCCAATTAACACTGATGGAGCTCAAAAG CTTATATATCAGGTAGGCCAAAAAAGAGGTCGTCTAATGATGGAAGAAGAAGTTGATGAACAGCCCAAAAAGAAGATTAGAATGGGGTTGCCTGCAAATCAATGGATTAGTGTTTATAATGCACGACGACCTATGAAACAGAG GTACCATTATAATGTTGCTGATATGAGGCTTGCACAACATATCGAGAAGGGGAATGAAGATGGTTTATTCATCAGTTGTGTGGCTTCTTCTAACAATCTTTGGGCCCTGATCATGGATGCAGGCACTGGCTTCACTGCTCAGGTTTATGAGCTATCTACAAACTTTCTTCACAAG GAATGGATAATGGAACAATGGgagaaaaattattatattagcGCACTAGCAGGGACAAACAATGGCAGCTCCTTGGTGGTTATGTCCAAAG GTACTCTATATGCGCAGCAATCATACAAAGTGAGTGAGTCATTTCCTTTCAAGTGGATCCATAAAAAGTGGAGGGAAGGTTTTTATGTTACTGCAATGGCAACCGCTGGCAATAGGTGGGCTGTCGTTATGTCTCGTAATGCTGGTTTCTCTGATCAG GTTATTGAACTCGACTTCCTTTACCCTAGCGAGGGTATTCATCGAAGATGGGATAGTGGTTATCGCATAACAGCAGCTGCCGCAACAGGTGACCAGGCAGCCTTGGTGCTTAGTATACCTAGAAGGAAACTACCAGATGAGACACAAGAGACTCTTAGAACATCTGCTTTTCCAAGTCAACATGTGAAG GAGAAATGGGCAAAAAATCTATATATTGCATCtatttgttttggccgaaccgtCTCATGA
- the LOC122006087 gene encoding casein kinase 1-like protein HD16 isoform X2 — MMPELRSGVRRGRAQAKPVIQAEKPKTRRRRTARNQQPVGENPPPPRRPAERAEEVGLEEGRGEVGGLAGEENEEGVGERKMNDHDSGAKSADKIAGGEDEGNAAPLPEKVQVSNSPLYKVERKLGKGGFGQVYVGRRISPANTNDRTTGSNAVEIALKFEHRTSKGCNYGPPYEWQVYNTLGGIHGVPKVHYKGRQGDYYVMIMDMLGPSLWDVWNNNSHTMSVEMVACIAIEAISILEKMHSKGYVHGDVKPENFLLGPPGTSEEKKLFLVDLGLATKWKDSSTNSHVEYDQRPDVFRGTVRYASAHAHLGRTASRRDDLESLAYTLVFLLRGRLPWQGYQGENKGFLVCKKKMATSPESLCCFFPQPFKQFVEYVVNLKFDEEPNYAKCISLFDGIVGPNPDIRPINTDGAQKVGQKRGRLMMEEEVDEQPKKKIRMGLPANQWISVYNARRPMKQRYHYNVADMRLAQHIEKGNEDGLFISCVASSNNLWALIMDAGTGFTAQVYELSTNFLHKEWIMEQWEKNYYISALAGTNNGSSLVVMSKGTLYAQQSYKVSESFPFKWIHKKWREGFYVTAMATAGNRWAVVMSRNAGFSDQVIELDFLYPSEGIHRRWDSGYRITAAAATGDQAALVLSIPRRKLPDETQETLRTSAFPSQHVKEKWAKNLYIASICFGRTVS, encoded by the exons ATGATGCCGGAGCTGCGTAGCGGAGTGCGCAGGGGCCGGGCGCAGGCGAAACCAGTGATTCAGGCTGAGAAGCCGAAGACAAGGCGGAGGCGGACGGCGAGGAATCAGCAGCCAGTGGGCGAGAATCCGCCGCCGCCGAGGAGGCCTGCTGAGCGTGCGGAGGAGGTCGGTTTAGAGGAAGGTCGCGGTGAGGTTGGTGGATTGGCCGGGGAGGAGAACGAGGAAGGGGTCGGGGAGAGGAAGATGAATGATCACGATAGTGGGGCAAAGAGTGCGGATAAAATCGCTGGCGGGGAGGACGAGGGGAACGCTGCGCCTCTCCCAGAAAAG GTACAAGTCAGCAATTCACCACTGTACAAAGTTGAAAGGAAACTAGGAAAAGGTGGATTTGGACAAGTTTATGTTGGGCGTCGAATTTCGCCTGCCAACACCAATGATAGGACCACTGGTTCTAATGCTGTAGAG ATAGCACTAAAGTTTGAGCACAGGACCAGCAAAGGTTGTAATTATGGTCCACCTTATGAATGGCAAGTGTACAA CACTCTTGGTGGTATTCATGGGGTACCAAAAGTCCATTACAAGGGTCGGCAAGGGGATTATTATGTCATG ATTATGGATATGCTGGGACCAAGCCTGTGGGATGTATGGAATAACAACTCACACAC AATGTCTGTGGAAATGGTCGCATGTATTGCAATCGAAGCAATCTCCATATTGGAGAAGATGCATTCAAAAGG TTATGTGCATGGGGATGTGAAGCCTGAAAATTTTTTACTCGGACCTCCTGGGACTTCTGAAGAAAAGAAATTGTTTCTTGTTGATCTTGGCTTAG CCACTAAATGGAAGGATAGTTCAACAAATTCACATGTTGAATATGATCAACGGCCAGATGTTTTCAG GGGGACTGTGCGCTATGCTAGTGCTCATGCTCACCTTGGGAGGACAGCAAGCAGAAGAGATGATTTAGAATCCCTTGCTTATACACTTGTCTTTCTTCTCCGTGGTCGTCTACCTTGGCAAGGCTATCAG GGTGAAAATAAAGGTTTCCTCGTCTGCAAAAAGAAGATGGCTACATCTCCAGAGTCTCTTTGTTGCTTTTTCCCACAACCTTTCAAGCAGTTCGTTGAGTATGTGGTTAACTTGAAGTTTGATGAAGAACCTAACTATGCAAAGTGCATCTCTCTTTTTGATGGCATAGTAGGTCCTAATCCAGATATTAGGCCAATTAACACTGATGGAGCTCAAAAG GTAGGCCAAAAAAGAGGTCGTCTAATGATGGAAGAAGAAGTTGATGAACAGCCCAAAAAGAAGATTAGAATGGGGTTGCCTGCAAATCAATGGATTAGTGTTTATAATGCACGACGACCTATGAAACAGAG GTACCATTATAATGTTGCTGATATGAGGCTTGCACAACATATCGAGAAGGGGAATGAAGATGGTTTATTCATCAGTTGTGTGGCTTCTTCTAACAATCTTTGGGCCCTGATCATGGATGCAGGCACTGGCTTCACTGCTCAGGTTTATGAGCTATCTACAAACTTTCTTCACAAG GAATGGATAATGGAACAATGGgagaaaaattattatattagcGCACTAGCAGGGACAAACAATGGCAGCTCCTTGGTGGTTATGTCCAAAG GTACTCTATATGCGCAGCAATCATACAAAGTGAGTGAGTCATTTCCTTTCAAGTGGATCCATAAAAAGTGGAGGGAAGGTTTTTATGTTACTGCAATGGCAACCGCTGGCAATAGGTGGGCTGTCGTTATGTCTCGTAATGCTGGTTTCTCTGATCAG GTTATTGAACTCGACTTCCTTTACCCTAGCGAGGGTATTCATCGAAGATGGGATAGTGGTTATCGCATAACAGCAGCTGCCGCAACAGGTGACCAGGCAGCCTTGGTGCTTAGTATACCTAGAAGGAAACTACCAGATGAGACACAAGAGACTCTTAGAACATCTGCTTTTCCAAGTCAACATGTGAAG GAGAAATGGGCAAAAAATCTATATATTGCATCtatttgttttggccgaaccgtCTCATGA
- the LOC122006086 gene encoding HVA22-like protein f isoform X1: protein MGVLVAAAKHLDTLIGPAVMLLYPLYASMRAIESPSLVDDQQWLTYWVIYSLITLFELSSWKVLHWFPLWPYMKLVFCLWLVLPMFNGAAYIYENHVRRYFRLGRYVSQKYPAQQRVVQMASLDARKSVEQFIDTYGPQSLERVVKAAEREARKH from the exons ATGGGTGTTCTAGTTGCCGCAGCTAAGCATCTCGACACATTAATCGG CCCAGCAGTGATGCTGCTTTATCCTCT ATATGCGTCGATGCGCGCAATCGAGAGCCCTTCTCTGGTGGATGACCAGCAATGGCTGACCTACTGGGTGATCTATTCACTCATAACTCTCTTTGAGCTCTCCTCCTGGAAAGTGTTGCACTG GTTTCCTCTTTGGCCCTACATGAAGCTTGTGTTCTGCTTGTGGCTGGTGCTCCCTATGTTCAATGGAGCAGCCTACATTTACGAAAACCATGTTCGAAGGTACTTCAGACTGGGGAGATATGTAAGCCAAAAGTATCCCGCGCAGCAAAGAGTTGTGCAAATGGCAAGCCTAGATGCTAGGAAATCGGTCGAACAGTTTATTGACACCTATGGGCCGCAAAGTTTGGAACGAGTCGTCAAAGCA GCTGAAAGGGAAGCAAGGAAACACTAA
- the LOC122006086 gene encoding HVA22-like protein f isoform X2: protein MLLYPLYASMRAIESPSLVDDQQWLTYWVIYSLITLFELSSWKVLHWFPLWPYMKLVFCLWLVLPMFNGAAYIYENHVRRYFRLGRYVSQKYPAQQRVVQMASLDARKSVEQFIDTYGPQSLERVVKAAEREARKH, encoded by the exons ATGCTGCTTTATCCTCT ATATGCGTCGATGCGCGCAATCGAGAGCCCTTCTCTGGTGGATGACCAGCAATGGCTGACCTACTGGGTGATCTATTCACTCATAACTCTCTTTGAGCTCTCCTCCTGGAAAGTGTTGCACTG GTTTCCTCTTTGGCCCTACATGAAGCTTGTGTTCTGCTTGTGGCTGGTGCTCCCTATGTTCAATGGAGCAGCCTACATTTACGAAAACCATGTTCGAAGGTACTTCAGACTGGGGAGATATGTAAGCCAAAAGTATCCCGCGCAGCAAAGAGTTGTGCAAATGGCAAGCCTAGATGCTAGGAAATCGGTCGAACAGTTTATTGACACCTATGGGCCGCAAAGTTTGGAACGAGTCGTCAAAGCA GCTGAAAGGGAAGCAAGGAAACACTAA